From the genome of Flavobacterium ovatum, one region includes:
- a CDS encoding shikimate dehydrogenase has translation MITIQKKRFGLLGKNISYSFSRGYFKEKFESGNYEGCSYENFDIPEITEFPSIIENNHSGLRGINVTIPYKEVVIQYMDKLSKKAALIGAVNTIKITKNGKLKGYNTDYYGFKKSLQPLLQPHHKKALILGTGGASKGVAFALEELGIEYTFVSRGNKENTIDYSQINEETFNQYHIIINSTPVGTSPDIDASPAIPYDYFTDKHIAYDLIYNPAETKFLQNAKAKGAKIKNGLRMLELQAEKSWEIWNK, from the coding sequence ATGATTACGATTCAAAAAAAACGTTTTGGTTTATTAGGAAAAAACATTAGTTACTCCTTTTCTAGAGGATATTTCAAAGAAAAATTTGAATCTGGTAATTACGAAGGATGTAGCTATGAAAATTTTGATATTCCTGAAATTACTGAATTCCCGAGTATCATTGAGAACAATCACTCTGGATTAAGAGGTATCAATGTAACCATACCTTACAAAGAAGTTGTCATACAATATATGGACAAATTATCAAAAAAAGCGGCTTTAATTGGCGCTGTAAATACCATTAAAATAACCAAAAACGGAAAATTAAAAGGCTACAACACTGATTATTATGGATTTAAAAAGTCATTACAACCACTATTGCAGCCACATCACAAAAAAGCGTTAATTCTAGGAACTGGCGGGGCATCTAAAGGTGTAGCTTTCGCATTAGAAGAACTAGGCATTGAATATACTTTTGTATCTCGTGGCAATAAAGAGAACACTATTGACTATAGTCAAATAAACGAAGAGACATTTAATCAATACCACATTATCATCAACAGCACACCCGTAGGAACGAGTCCTGACATTGATGCTAGCCCTGCGATTCCTTATGATTATTTCACAGATAAACATATCGCTTACGACTTAATTTATAATCCAGCTGAAACTAAATTTCTTCAAAACGCGAAGGCAAAAGGAGCTAAAATTAAAAATGGATTAAGAATGCTTGAATTACAAGCTGAAAAATCTTGGGAAATCTGGAATAAATAA
- a CDS encoding OstA-like protein, with protein sequence MKPFHFFISCFLFVLSIHSLVAQTPKKIIIEHSDFADVNETEIPDAFLLTGNVSVNHDGIVLTCNKAYYFQKENYIKAFGNVQIVQGDTLYLNSKYAEYNGNMKQAFATGNAVMSSPDATLATDTINFNRNTQEVYYNTQGTIINRENTLKSKSGRYYVAQKKFQFLTAVTITNPTYVIKSNHLDYFSNSGHSYLFGPSTITSKANYIYTEKGFYDTKKNLAHFLRKSYIRYDDRLIEGDSLYYDRNKEFASATRNVKITDTINKGIIKGHYAEMYKKKDSLFVTKRAVAINLVDNDSVYIHGKRLMVTGPEGNRVIRAFNNVRFYKTDMSGKCDSLHSSSKEALTKLIGNPILWNGENQITGDIMHLIGDNQTQKLDSLKVLNNTFLVSKDTLGTGYNQVKGLNLYGKFREGKLHEVDIVKNAEVIYYMRNDAQELIGINKNVSSKINMIMENNTTETITFYNQVDGNIYPEEELPENARKLRGLNWRGEERIKSKDDIFSEEDNEMNNQLVKEGEIDKAKISVPMKIRKETLDYDKKKKKK encoded by the coding sequence TTGAAGCCATTTCATTTTTTTATTAGTTGTTTCTTGTTTGTACTAAGTATTCACTCACTTGTGGCACAAACTCCAAAAAAAATAATCATTGAACATTCGGATTTTGCTGATGTAAATGAAACCGAGATACCGGATGCTTTTTTATTAACGGGTAATGTAAGTGTCAATCACGACGGAATTGTTTTAACGTGTAATAAAGCGTACTATTTTCAAAAAGAAAATTACATCAAAGCCTTTGGAAACGTACAAATTGTACAAGGTGATACCCTTTACCTAAATAGTAAATATGCGGAATATAACGGAAACATGAAACAAGCATTTGCTACTGGAAATGCCGTGATGAGTTCTCCAGATGCGACTTTGGCAACAGATACAATTAACTTTAACCGTAACACACAAGAAGTCTATTACAATACACAAGGAACAATTATAAATCGTGAAAACACATTGAAATCTAAATCAGGTCGCTACTATGTGGCACAAAAGAAATTTCAGTTTTTGACAGCAGTAACCATTACCAATCCAACTTATGTAATCAAATCGAATCATTTGGATTATTTTAGTAATTCTGGGCACTCGTATCTATTTGGGCCTTCAACAATTACGAGTAAAGCCAATTATATTTATACGGAAAAAGGTTTTTATGATACGAAGAAAAATCTAGCCCATTTTTTAAGGAAGTCTTACATCCGATACGATGACCGACTTATTGAAGGGGATAGTTTATATTATGACCGAAATAAGGAATTTGCATCAGCGACACGGAATGTAAAAATCACAGACACCATAAATAAAGGGATCATAAAAGGACATTATGCTGAAATGTACAAGAAAAAAGATTCTCTTTTTGTAACCAAAAGAGCAGTAGCTATTAATCTGGTTGATAATGATTCTGTTTACATTCATGGAAAAAGACTAATGGTTACAGGTCCTGAAGGCAACCGAGTTATTCGTGCTTTTAATAACGTTCGGTTTTACAAAACGGATATGAGCGGAAAATGTGATTCGTTACATTCCAGTTCTAAAGAGGCTCTGACTAAATTGATTGGAAATCCTATTTTATGGAATGGAGAAAACCAAATTACCGGTGACATCATGCATCTTATTGGAGATAATCAAACCCAAAAACTAGATTCTTTAAAAGTACTGAACAATACTTTTTTAGTTTCCAAAGATACTTTAGGAACAGGATACAATCAGGTCAAAGGACTGAATTTATACGGAAAATTTAGAGAAGGAAAGCTTCATGAAGTCGATATTGTCAAAAATGCCGAAGTAATTTATTACATGCGAAATGATGCTCAGGAATTAATTGGTATTAATAAAAATGTAAGCAGTAAAATCAACATGATTATGGAGAACAATACCACTGAGACTATTACTTTCTACAACCAAGTCGATGGAAATATTTATCCCGAGGAAGAATTACCAGAAAATGCAAGAAAACTTAGAGGTCTCAACTGGAGAGGAGAAGAACGTATTAAATCCAAAGATGATATCTTCTCAGAAGAAGACAACGAAATGAATAATCAGTTAGTCAAAGAAGGCGAAATTGACAAAGCAAAAATAAGCGTCCCGATGAAAATCAGAAAGGAAACTTTGGATTACGACAAGAAGAAAAAGAAAAAATAA
- a CDS encoding acyl-CoA-binding protein: protein MGKKDLEIQFQEALQKASEMSQASLPQDVQLRLYAYYKQATFGTIESKQANATFHLRDAFKTNAWMQISHISTSEAKKRYIEIINSLLENPNSNENE, encoded by the coding sequence ATGGGTAAAAAAGATCTAGAAATACAGTTCCAAGAGGCATTACAAAAGGCTTCGGAAATGAGTCAAGCCTCTTTACCACAAGACGTTCAATTGCGCCTATATGCCTATTACAAACAAGCAACTTTTGGGACAATTGAATCAAAACAAGCAAACGCAACATTCCATCTAAGAGACGCATTTAAAACAAATGCTTGGATGCAAATTAGTCATATCTCTACATCAGAAGCCAAGAAAAGATATATCGAAATCATCAACTCACTTTTAGAAAACCCTAATTCCAATGAAAACGAATAA
- a CDS encoding aspartate aminotransferase family protein yields MNSDFIKYQAQTSPYPLGMEVSYAKGSYIYDTNNKRYLDFVAGVSACTLGHQHPRVNQAIKDQLDKYSHVMVYGEYSQSPAVEYCKLLASLLPAPLDKTYLVNSGTEAIEGALKLAKRVTGRSQLISCHNAYHGNTMGSMSVMGCEERKQAFRPLLPDINFITFNNEADLEKITTKTAGILLETIQGGAGFIQPENNFLTKVRQRCTEVGALLILDEIQPGFGRTGKLFGFQNYDIVPDIVVMGKGMGGGMPVGAFTASTAMMDLLTHNPKLGHITTFGGHPVIASACLATLQELTETNLMEVALEKEKLFRTLLVHPLIQEIRGKGLMLAAMTKSEDITNEVILRCQDRGLILFWLLFESCAIRITPPLTISEEEIREGCSILIDVMNEVALQQEKITKK; encoded by the coding sequence TTGAATTCAGATTTTATAAAATATCAAGCTCAAACATCACCCTATCCTTTAGGGATGGAAGTTTCATATGCAAAAGGCTCTTATATTTACGACACTAATAACAAGAGGTATTTAGATTTTGTTGCGGGAGTTTCGGCTTGTACATTAGGACATCAACATCCTAGAGTAAATCAAGCCATTAAGGACCAATTAGACAAATATTCTCACGTTATGGTGTACGGTGAATATTCACAAAGTCCAGCGGTAGAATACTGTAAGCTATTGGCATCTCTCCTACCCGCTCCTTTAGATAAAACCTATTTAGTCAATTCAGGAACCGAAGCCATAGAAGGTGCTTTAAAACTAGCCAAGCGTGTTACTGGTCGAAGTCAGTTAATCTCGTGTCACAACGCTTACCATGGAAACACAATGGGTTCTATGAGTGTAATGGGATGCGAGGAACGCAAGCAAGCCTTTCGCCCTTTACTTCCTGATATTAATTTCATTACCTTTAACAATGAAGCAGATCTAGAAAAAATAACGACTAAAACAGCTGGGATTTTATTAGAAACCATTCAAGGTGGTGCCGGTTTTATCCAACCTGAGAATAATTTTCTAACAAAAGTACGTCAACGCTGTACCGAAGTAGGGGCATTATTAATTTTAGACGAAATACAACCTGGTTTTGGTAGAACTGGGAAATTATTTGGATTTCAAAACTATGATATTGTACCTGATATAGTAGTAATGGGCAAAGGCATGGGGGGCGGAATGCCCGTAGGTGCTTTTACTGCCTCTACAGCAATGATGGATTTATTGACTCATAATCCGAAACTAGGCCATATCACTACCTTTGGCGGTCATCCTGTCATTGCGTCAGCCTGTTTAGCGACTTTGCAAGAATTAACAGAAACCAATCTCATGGAAGTGGCTTTAGAAAAAGAAAAGCTTTTCAGAACACTTTTGGTACATCCTTTGATACAAGAAATAAGAGGAAAAGGGTTAATGCTTGCTGCTATGACAAAAAGCGAAGACATTACAAATGAAGTGATTTTAAGATGTCAAGACAGAGGGCTAATTTTATTTTGGTTACTCTTTGAAAGTTGCGCTATACGAATCACTCCTCCTTTGACTATTTCTGAAGAAGAAATTCGTGAGGGTTGTTCGATATTGATAGACGTGATGAACGAAGTGGCTTTACAACAGGAAAAAATTACTAAAAAATAA
- a CDS encoding alpha-amylase family protein: protein MKKGEENTTETKKVVYHVFTRLFGNTNTTNKPWGTIEENGVGKFNDFTPKALREIKKLGVTHIWYTGVPHHALINNYTNIGISNDHPTVVKGRAGSPYAVKDYYNVNPDLAVNPEKRLAEFEALITRTHKAGMKVIIDIVPNHVARRYEGKTNPKGVKDFGANDDTSVEYSRDNNFYYIPNSQFELPDIEKPLGGESNPLLDEPFVEIPAKWTGNGSRMARPDKNDWYETAKINYGVRPDGGLDFPNLPWGYDTESYEKHHEFWKDKVVPDSWYKFRDIALYWTKKGVDGFRYDMAELVPFEFWSFMNSSIKMKNPDAFLLAEVYNPDAYYNYIKMGKMDYLYDKVGTYDKLKDVIQGRSWPDELTQIQYDLWDVSHHMLKFLDNHDEQRVASPEFAGCGEKGKPMMVISATISSAPVMIYFGQEVGEAANENAGFGTHSRTSIFDYVGVPSHQRWVNNGEFDGGQLTSEETSLRDFYKRLLNFTLKSPALMGDFQEIQFANRYHTQGYDTGIYSYTRWSDTQKLIIVANFSADTTSTFELKVPNLVIEKWGLKDGKYKLTDQLYKKTKLIMQVVNGDGLISIQLAPLESFVLELQ from the coding sequence ATGAAAAAAGGAGAAGAAAACACAACGGAAACCAAAAAAGTAGTTTATCACGTTTTTACAAGACTTTTTGGGAATACTAATACAACTAATAAGCCTTGGGGAACCATTGAAGAAAATGGAGTAGGGAAGTTCAACGATTTTACACCAAAAGCATTACGAGAAATTAAAAAATTGGGAGTGACTCATATTTGGTACACAGGAGTGCCACATCATGCATTGATTAATAACTATACAAATATTGGAATTTCTAATGATCATCCCACAGTTGTAAAAGGAAGAGCGGGGTCGCCTTATGCTGTTAAGGATTATTATAATGTAAATCCTGATTTAGCCGTGAATCCCGAAAAGCGCTTAGCCGAATTTGAAGCTTTGATTACACGTACACATAAAGCAGGAATGAAAGTAATTATTGATATTGTTCCCAATCATGTGGCTCGTAGATATGAAGGAAAGACAAATCCAAAAGGGGTAAAAGATTTTGGTGCCAATGATGATACTTCAGTAGAATACAGTCGTGATAATAACTTTTATTATATCCCTAATTCACAGTTTGAGTTGCCTGATATTGAAAAGCCTTTGGGTGGAGAATCCAATCCTTTACTGGATGAACCATTTGTAGAAATCCCTGCCAAATGGACGGGAAATGGCTCTAGAATGGCACGTCCAGATAAAAATGACTGGTACGAGACAGCCAAAATAAATTATGGTGTTCGTCCTGATGGTGGATTGGATTTTCCTAATTTACCATGGGGTTATGATACTGAATCTTATGAAAAACATCACGAATTTTGGAAAGATAAAGTAGTGCCTGATTCCTGGTACAAGTTCAGAGACATTGCTTTGTATTGGACTAAAAAAGGTGTGGATGGATTTCGTTATGATATGGCAGAATTGGTTCCATTTGAGTTTTGGAGTTTTATGAATTCGTCTATAAAAATGAAAAATCCAGATGCTTTTTTGTTAGCGGAAGTTTATAATCCGGATGCTTATTATAACTATATCAAAATGGGTAAAATGGATTATCTATATGATAAAGTGGGGACTTATGATAAGTTGAAAGATGTGATTCAAGGGCGTTCATGGCCAGATGAATTGACTCAAATCCAATATGATTTATGGGATGTTAGCCACCATATGTTAAAGTTTTTAGACAATCATGATGAGCAACGGGTAGCAAGTCCTGAATTTGCAGGTTGTGGAGAAAAAGGAAAACCCATGATGGTTATTTCGGCAACGATAAGTTCTGCGCCAGTAATGATTTATTTTGGTCAAGAAGTAGGAGAAGCAGCTAATGAAAATGCCGGTTTTGGAACTCATTCTCGAACTTCAATTTTTGATTATGTAGGTGTTCCGTCTCACCAACGTTGGGTAAATAATGGAGAATTTGATGGAGGACAACTTACTTCTGAAGAAACTTCGCTTCGTGATTTTTACAAACGTTTGTTAAATTTCACTTTGAAAAGTCCAGCATTGATGGGAGATTTTCAAGAAATTCAATTTGCTAACCGTTATCATACACAGGGTTATGATACCGGTATTTATAGTTATACACGTTGGTCTGATACTCAAAAGTTAATTATTGTAGCTAATTTTTCAGCAGATACAACCAGTACATTTGAATTGAAAGTTCCTAATCTTGTAATTGAAAAATGGGGATTAAAGGATGGTAAATACAAATTAACCGATCAGTTATACAAGAAAACAAAATTAATCATGCAGGTTGTAAATGGAGATGGCTTAATTTCAATCCAGTTAGCTCCTTTGGAATCATTTGTGTTAGAGTTACAATAG
- a CDS encoding tetratricopeptide repeat protein, producing the protein MQLSDEEENYNLSLSKFESMLKTNKVLFFDSEEFEEIILHYLDMGKPALAKKALKLALDQHPKSTGLKLVQVEMLIFEDKLDIAEKLLNELYAIEPNNEEIYIQKANICSKRDQHEKAVDYLKMALEHTDDYADVYNLMGMEYLFMDNLEDAKNSFIKCLEEDIEDQTALYNVVYCFEFLDQHTQAIEYLNQYIEKNPYSEIAWHQKGRLHYGLRQYDEAIRAFEYATLIDEDFLGAHMEKAKAYERLNQYEKAIESYNRTLELDDATSYALLRTGKCHEKLGNTALALKFYNETVHEDPLLDKGWIAITDFYVRQNNFQKALFYANKALAIDNQNKLYWKRYATINKQMNFFEEAEFGYRKAVEFGDTELDTWLFWVDLLQFLGEFDGAIVTLLQATEFYPESNEIEYRLAGLYFMIQDTTKAKFHLSNALRLNFDNYIILEDLFPVVWTKKSVRNYIDKHKKE; encoded by the coding sequence ATGCAACTAAGTGACGAAGAAGAAAACTATAACTTATCGCTTTCCAAATTCGAGTCCATGTTAAAAACTAATAAAGTTCTTTTTTTTGACTCTGAAGAATTTGAGGAAATTATCCTTCACTATTTGGATATGGGTAAGCCAGCATTAGCTAAAAAAGCCCTTAAATTGGCCTTAGACCAACACCCTAAATCAACTGGTTTGAAATTGGTGCAAGTCGAAATGCTTATTTTTGAGGACAAGCTTGATATTGCCGAAAAATTACTAAACGAACTCTATGCAATAGAGCCTAACAACGAGGAAATTTATATCCAAAAAGCTAATATATGCTCTAAAAGAGACCAACATGAAAAAGCTGTAGACTATCTCAAAATGGCTTTAGAACATACTGATGATTATGCTGATGTATATAATTTAATGGGTATGGAGTATCTTTTTATGGATAATCTAGAAGACGCTAAAAATAGCTTTATAAAATGTTTGGAGGAAGATATTGAAGATCAAACAGCTTTATATAACGTGGTTTATTGTTTTGAATTTTTAGACCAACATACTCAAGCCATTGAATATCTCAACCAATATATTGAAAAAAATCCATATAGCGAAATTGCTTGGCATCAAAAAGGACGCTTACATTATGGATTAAGACAATACGACGAAGCTATCCGCGCTTTTGAATACGCTACCTTAATTGACGAAGACTTCTTAGGTGCACATATGGAGAAGGCTAAAGCTTATGAACGCTTAAACCAATATGAAAAAGCCATAGAAAGCTACAATCGTACATTAGAATTAGACGATGCCACTTCATATGCCTTGTTGAGAACAGGAAAATGCCATGAAAAACTTGGAAATACAGCACTAGCTTTAAAATTTTATAATGAAACCGTACATGAAGATCCCCTTTTAGACAAAGGATGGATTGCCATTACTGATTTTTACGTTCGTCAAAATAATTTCCAAAAGGCACTATTTTATGCCAACAAAGCTTTGGCCATTGACAACCAAAACAAACTCTATTGGAAACGATATGCTACTATCAATAAACAAATGAACTTTTTTGAAGAAGCTGAATTTGGCTACAGAAAAGCAGTGGAATTTGGTGACACTGAACTTGACACTTGGTTGTTTTGGGTAGATTTATTGCAGTTTTTAGGCGAATTTGATGGAGCTATAGTAACACTTTTACAAGCGACCGAATTTTACCCTGAATCAAACGAAATTGAATATCGATTAGCCGGATTGTATTTTATGATTCAAGATACTACCAAAGCAAAATTTCACTTAAGTAATGCTTTGCGTCTTAATTTTGATAATTATATAATTTTAGAAGATCTATTCCCTGTCGTTTGGACTAAAAAAAGTGTGCGAAACTATATTGACAAACATAAAAAAGAATAA
- a CDS encoding DUF808 family protein, producing MASGIFLILDDIAALMDDVVVMSKIATKKTAGILGDDLAVNAEKASGFVSSREIPVLWAITKGSFLNKLIILPLAFVLSYFVPVSITIILFLGAVYLAYEGVEKIYEYFVPHHHSAEKPVIQNLTEIEILAEEKNKIKSAVITDFILSIEIIIIALGTVQDQKKLPSLEIQVIVVSFIAILATVGVYGIVAIIVRMDDFGFILSKKQNSTSKFIGNLLIQALPKVIQSLAFIGTIALLLVSGGIFKHNIPYLHHFLDNLPSVASEFVLGLIFGVIALIGVSSFKFFAKKIK from the coding sequence ATGGCTTCGGGAATTTTTTTAATATTAGATGATATAGCTGCATTGATGGACGATGTGGTTGTAATGAGTAAAATTGCTACCAAAAAAACAGCAGGGATTTTAGGCGACGATTTAGCTGTAAATGCCGAAAAAGCTTCTGGATTTGTGTCCTCTAGGGAAATTCCTGTTCTTTGGGCAATCACCAAGGGTTCTTTCCTTAACAAATTGATTATTCTACCTCTTGCATTTGTATTAAGTTATTTTGTCCCTGTATCCATTACAATTATCCTTTTCTTAGGAGCGGTTTATTTAGCATACGAAGGTGTCGAAAAAATATATGAATACTTTGTACCCCACCATCATTCTGCCGAAAAACCTGTTATTCAAAACTTAACAGAAATCGAAATTTTGGCAGAAGAAAAAAACAAAATAAAATCTGCCGTCATCACTGATTTTATTCTTTCAATAGAAATCATAATCATTGCTTTAGGAACTGTACAAGATCAAAAAAAGCTGCCATCACTTGAGATTCAAGTCATAGTCGTTTCATTCATTGCAATACTTGCCACGGTGGGTGTTTATGGCATTGTAGCAATCATAGTTAGAATGGATGATTTTGGTTTTATTTTGAGTAAAAAACAAAACAGTACTAGCAAATTCATTGGAAACCTATTAATACAGGCTTTACCTAAAGTAATTCAATCCCTTGCTTTTATTGGAACTATCGCTTTATTGCTTGTATCGGGAGGTATTTTCAAACATAATATTCCTTATTTACATCACTTTCTAGATAATTTACCATCTGTTGCAAGCGAGTTTGTTTTAGGACTAATTTTTGGAGTAATTGCACTAATTGGTGTGAGTAGTTTTAAGTTTTTTGCAAAAAAAATAAAATAA
- a CDS encoding superoxide dismutase produces the protein MKTNNFFIVSTLSVLFFISCNKKKYTEVVEVPLPTAQEKITIGFPEDVRAEPGSFLMDKLPYAYDALAPTVSPLTLETHYSKHYLTYTNNFNKAIAGTGLENLSIEEVLAKLDLNNSELRNNAGGYYNHNLYWKSMAPNAGGKPTDTIASLINRDFGSYENFKINFSAEASKQFASSWVWLVVDKAGKLQITSTQNQDNPLMRNAVIQGTPIIALDLWEHAYYLGYQYRRRSYIESFYNVLNWKKINEAYLATTRRKYR, from the coding sequence ATGAAAACGAATAATTTCTTTATAGTAAGTACATTATCAGTCCTTTTCTTTATTTCCTGTAACAAAAAAAAATATACCGAAGTAGTCGAGGTTCCTTTGCCTACTGCCCAAGAAAAGATTACCATAGGTTTCCCTGAAGACGTTAGAGCTGAACCAGGTTCTTTCTTAATGGATAAATTACCATATGCATATGATGCCCTTGCGCCAACAGTTTCCCCATTAACTTTAGAAACTCATTACTCTAAACATTATCTTACCTATACCAACAACTTTAATAAAGCCATTGCTGGAACAGGTTTAGAAAATTTATCTATTGAGGAAGTTTTAGCAAAACTAGATCTAAATAATTCCGAATTAAGAAATAATGCTGGCGGATATTATAACCACAACTTATATTGGAAATCAATGGCTCCTAATGCTGGCGGGAAACCTACTGACACAATAGCCTCTCTTATTAATAGAGATTTTGGATCTTATGAAAATTTTAAAATAAACTTTTCAGCTGAAGCCAGCAAACAGTTTGCTTCCTCTTGGGTGTGGCTTGTTGTGGATAAAGCAGGAAAACTTCAAATAACAAGCACTCAAAACCAAGACAACCCCTTGATGCGAAATGCAGTAATACAAGGAACACCAATTATTGCTTTAGATTTATGGGAACATGCTTACTATTTGGGCTACCAATACAGACGTAGAAGCTACATTGAATCCTTTTATAACGTCCTAAACTGGAAAAAAATAAACGAAGCTTACTTAGCAACCACCCGAAGAAAATACAGATAA